From the genome of Amycolatopsis sp. NBC_01488, one region includes:
- a CDS encoding class I adenylate-forming enzyme family protein encodes MVHPQALLDELGRAPAVPAFEHGPRVTTRRELRELVGRFTAGLRAAGLGPGDGVGIATAVTPEGFAASVAAHVLGCRVVGVRPGLPVPQLRHVVADLDALVVDAASETPELLGTVAGLPILRVGPELLARFEEPVPCGRPEDIATVVFTSGSTGVPKGVAYSYRALTEGRVWRPPVPGSAHERLGAGFGRFLLFGTLSSAVMVEQLGVCLLAGGTAVIPEELPDFPWVLSRLRITAALMTVPRLHQVLDVLRGEDVDLSGLRTLVVAGSPVPPHKLAEALELVGPAMHHAYGQTETGMLTICGAGEGAGSVGKACDTVEIEVRDPAGAPVPPGAEGEVWVRTPSALAGYWRDPATTAEVLRDGWVRTQDLGSLDATGYLHLSGRARDVVIVNAVVHYTGPIERAIAAHPDVDQAYVVAVPDALTGEAAHAFVVPVPGREPDLAAVRKAVAAELGEAAVPARFSVVASVPVAPSGKPDKAALRASIVDD; translated from the coding sequence ATGGTCCACCCCCAGGCACTGCTGGACGAGCTGGGGCGCGCCCCGGCGGTTCCGGCGTTCGAACACGGCCCGCGCGTCACGACCCGCCGCGAGCTGCGGGAGCTGGTCGGCCGGTTCACCGCGGGCCTGCGGGCGGCCGGGCTGGGGCCGGGTGACGGGGTCGGCATCGCCACCGCCGTCACGCCGGAGGGGTTCGCCGCGAGCGTCGCCGCGCACGTGCTGGGCTGCCGGGTCGTCGGGGTGCGGCCCGGCCTGCCGGTGCCGCAGCTGCGGCACGTCGTGGCGGACCTCGACGCGCTGGTCGTCGACGCGGCGTCCGAGACGCCGGAGCTGCTCGGCACCGTCGCCGGCCTGCCGATCCTGCGCGTCGGGCCCGAGCTGCTGGCCCGGTTCGAAGAGCCGGTCCCGTGCGGGCGGCCGGAGGACATCGCGACGGTGGTGTTCACCAGCGGCAGCACCGGCGTCCCGAAGGGCGTCGCCTACAGCTACCGCGCGCTGACCGAAGGCCGGGTGTGGCGGCCGCCGGTCCCCGGCTCGGCCCACGAACGGCTCGGCGCCGGGTTCGGGCGGTTCCTGCTGTTCGGGACGCTCAGCAGCGCGGTGATGGTGGAGCAGCTGGGGGTGTGCCTGCTCGCCGGCGGGACCGCGGTGATCCCGGAGGAGCTGCCGGACTTCCCGTGGGTGCTTTCGCGGCTGCGGATCACCGCGGCGCTGATGACCGTGCCGCGGCTGCACCAGGTCCTGGACGTGCTGCGCGGCGAGGACGTCGACCTGAGCGGCCTGCGGACGCTGGTCGTGGCCGGTTCGCCGGTACCGCCGCACAAGCTGGCCGAGGCGCTGGAGCTGGTCGGGCCCGCGATGCACCACGCGTACGGTCAGACGGAGACCGGGATGCTGACCATCTGCGGCGCCGGCGAGGGCGCCGGATCCGTCGGAAAGGCTTGCGACACCGTCGAAATCGAGGTCCGGGACCCGGCCGGAGCACCGGTGCCGCCCGGCGCGGAGGGCGAGGTCTGGGTGCGGACGCCGTCGGCACTGGCCGGGTACTGGCGGGACCCGGCCACGACCGCGGAGGTGCTGCGCGACGGCTGGGTGCGCACGCAGGACCTCGGTTCCCTGGACGCCACCGGGTACCTGCACCTGTCCGGCCGGGCGCGCGACGTCGTGATCGTCAACGCGGTCGTGCACTACACCGGCCCGATCGAGCGGGCGATCGCCGCGCACCCGGACGTCGACCAGGCGTACGTCGTGGCGGTCCCGGACGCGCTCACCGGCGAGGCGGCGCACGCGTTCGTGGTGCCGGTCCCGGGCCGCGAGCCGGATCTCGCCGCGGTGCGCAAGGCGGTGGCGGCGGAGCTGGGGGAGGCGGCGGTGCCGGCGCGGTTCAGCGTGGTCGCGTCGGTGCCCGTCGCGCCGTCCGGGAAGCCGGACAAGGCGGCGCTGCGGGCGTCCATTGTGGACGATTAA
- the eccCa gene encoding type VII secretion protein EccCa has translation MSIPPERPSEIVLQSPPMLPKSSSGGMVQLMMFLPMMLGMGAMSFVYIGRDGGVMTYIFGALFVCAMGGMVVMSLGRGGMAKKAQINDERRDYQRYLSGLRAQVRDIADGQRAAMVAVQPDPADLWAYVETGKLWDRRRTDGQFAQVRAGTGPQRLATPLKAPQTVPLEDLDPVCSTSLKHFIRTYSTVDGLPVALSLRSFAAVTVAGRRPDVLGLTRALLCQLVTFHSPADLRVALCVSADRRHDWEWAKWLPHATAAGASDAVGARRLAADSVAGLAGLLGADLGERPAFSRRAAAELDLPHLIVVVDGGTSQGEPRLLGEDGRLGVTVLEIGQEHPRTYSTERLLSLHTAPDSLGMVVGDATEQRLGFLGRPDVLDRGAAEALARMLTPLHTPAAVVGEKPMSSTFGLAGLLGIGDPRDTDTTVTWAPRAARDRLRIPLGVNPEGRPVELDLKESAEGGMGPHGLVIGATGSGKSELLRTLVTALAVMHSSETLNLALIDFKGGATFAGMTGLPHTCAVITNLSDDLALVDRMADALNGELLRRQELLHAAGNYASVRDYEKARADGVPLDPLPSLLVIIDEFSELLSARPEFIDLFVAIGRLGRSLGIHLLLASQRLEEGRLRGLDSHLSYRIGLRTFSASESRTVLGVADAYHLPPVPGSAYLKSDTDTLIRLKAAYVSGELPPRSTVVREDGQELGVLPFSLAPVEIPVTTEISETPAADGTGETIIHAMLSRLEGRGPAAHQIWLPPLNEPPTLEQLLPPLGEDAARGLCPLGWGGNGKLTIPVALVDKPFEQRRDMLWADFSGAGGHALIVGAPQSGKSTLMKDIAGMLALTHTPAEVQLFVLDMGGGALAPIAGLPHTSGYATRRDAQRCRRVVAELTTLLEQREEFFSAQGIESITTFRQRRSEFTESTDGREFGDVFLFVDNWTTIRQEYEQLEEQITGLAARGLGFGIHVIVSLNQWIGVRAQLRDAIGTRFELRLGDPMDSSIDRKVAVNVPADRPGRGITAEKLHFLAALPRIDGDQRPETIGAGGVDLVRRISNAWQGPRAPKVRLLPPEVPLDTLPAAPSRHVTLGIAESTLRPVYLDFAADPHFVAFGDVESGKSSLLRALAQGITSAYTPDEAAIIVADYRRGLLGAVPEPHLLGYAGAEGKLTELITECAQAMRNRLPGPSVTPDQLRNRSWWRGPELFVLVDDYELVATVGRNPLQPLLEFLPQARDIGLHLIIVRGSGGAGRALFEPVLQRLRELGSPGLIMSGTKDEGALLADVKPSPQPPGRGTLVSRRHGTGLVQVAWTKPAES, from the coding sequence ATGAGCATCCCGCCCGAGCGTCCTTCCGAGATCGTGCTGCAGTCGCCGCCGATGCTTCCGAAGAGCTCGTCCGGCGGGATGGTGCAGCTGATGATGTTCCTGCCGATGATGCTCGGCATGGGCGCGATGTCGTTCGTCTACATCGGACGAGACGGCGGCGTGATGACCTACATCTTCGGCGCCCTGTTCGTCTGCGCCATGGGCGGCATGGTCGTGATGTCGCTCGGGCGCGGCGGCATGGCGAAGAAGGCGCAGATCAACGACGAGCGCCGCGACTACCAGCGCTACCTCTCCGGCCTGCGGGCCCAGGTCCGGGACATCGCCGACGGCCAGCGCGCGGCGATGGTCGCCGTCCAGCCCGATCCCGCCGACCTCTGGGCCTACGTCGAGACCGGGAAGCTGTGGGACCGGCGGCGCACCGACGGGCAGTTCGCGCAGGTGCGCGCGGGCACCGGGCCGCAGCGGCTGGCGACGCCGCTCAAGGCGCCGCAGACCGTGCCGCTGGAGGACCTGGACCCGGTGTGCTCCACCAGCCTCAAGCACTTCATCCGCACCTACTCGACGGTCGACGGCCTGCCGGTGGCGCTGTCGCTGCGCTCGTTCGCCGCGGTCACCGTGGCCGGGCGGCGCCCGGACGTGCTCGGCCTGACGCGGGCGCTGCTGTGCCAGCTGGTCACCTTCCACTCCCCCGCGGACCTGCGGGTCGCGCTCTGCGTTTCGGCCGACCGCCGGCACGACTGGGAATGGGCGAAGTGGCTGCCGCACGCGACGGCGGCGGGCGCGAGCGACGCCGTCGGGGCGCGGCGGCTGGCCGCCGACTCGGTGGCCGGCCTGGCCGGACTGCTCGGTGCGGACCTCGGCGAACGCCCCGCGTTCAGCCGTCGCGCGGCGGCCGAGCTGGACCTGCCCCACCTGATCGTCGTCGTCGACGGCGGCACCTCCCAGGGCGAGCCGCGGCTGCTCGGCGAGGACGGCAGGCTCGGCGTCACGGTGCTCGAGATCGGGCAGGAGCACCCGCGGACGTACTCGACCGAACGGCTGCTGAGCCTGCACACCGCACCCGACTCCCTCGGCATGGTCGTCGGCGACGCGACCGAGCAGCGGCTCGGGTTCCTCGGCCGCCCGGACGTCCTGGACCGCGGCGCGGCCGAGGCGCTGGCCCGGATGCTGACGCCGTTGCACACCCCGGCCGCCGTCGTCGGCGAGAAGCCGATGTCGTCGACGTTCGGCCTGGCCGGGCTGCTCGGCATCGGGGACCCGCGCGACACCGACACCACCGTGACGTGGGCGCCGCGCGCGGCCCGCGACCGGCTGCGGATCCCGCTGGGCGTCAACCCGGAGGGCCGGCCGGTGGAGCTGGACCTCAAGGAGTCGGCCGAGGGCGGGATGGGCCCGCACGGCCTGGTCATCGGCGCGACCGGGTCCGGCAAGAGCGAGCTGCTGCGGACGCTCGTGACGGCGCTGGCCGTGATGCACTCGTCGGAGACGCTGAACCTGGCGCTGATCGACTTCAAGGGCGGCGCGACGTTCGCCGGGATGACCGGGCTGCCGCACACCTGCGCCGTCATCACGAACCTGTCCGACGACCTCGCGCTCGTCGACCGCATGGCCGACGCGCTCAACGGCGAGCTGCTGCGGCGCCAGGAACTCCTGCACGCGGCCGGGAACTACGCGTCGGTGCGCGACTACGAGAAGGCGCGCGCGGACGGCGTCCCGCTCGACCCGCTGCCGTCGCTGCTGGTGATCATCGACGAGTTCAGCGAGCTGCTGTCCGCGCGGCCGGAGTTCATCGACCTGTTCGTCGCGATCGGCCGGCTCGGGCGCTCGCTCGGCATCCACCTGCTGCTGGCGTCCCAACGGCTGGAGGAGGGCCGGCTGCGCGGGCTCGACTCGCACCTGTCGTACCGGATCGGCCTGCGGACGTTCTCGGCGTCGGAAAGCCGGACCGTGCTCGGCGTCGCCGACGCCTACCACCTGCCGCCGGTGCCGGGGTCGGCGTACCTGAAGTCCGACACCGACACGCTCATCCGGCTCAAGGCCGCGTACGTCTCCGGGGAGCTGCCGCCACGCAGCACGGTCGTGCGCGAGGACGGGCAGGAACTGGGCGTGCTGCCGTTTTCCCTGGCGCCGGTGGAGATCCCGGTGACGACCGAGATCTCGGAAACCCCGGCCGCCGACGGCACCGGCGAGACGATCATCCACGCGATGCTCTCGCGGCTGGAGGGCCGCGGGCCGGCCGCGCACCAGATCTGGCTGCCGCCGCTGAACGAACCGCCGACGCTCGAGCAGCTCCTGCCGCCGCTGGGCGAGGACGCCGCGCGCGGCCTGTGCCCGCTCGGCTGGGGCGGCAACGGGAAGCTGACGATCCCGGTGGCGCTGGTGGACAAGCCGTTCGAGCAGCGCCGCGACATGCTGTGGGCCGACTTCTCCGGCGCGGGCGGGCACGCACTGATCGTCGGCGCGCCGCAGAGCGGCAAGTCGACGCTGATGAAGGACATCGCGGGCATGCTCGCGCTGACCCACACCCCGGCCGAGGTGCAGCTGTTCGTGCTGGACATGGGTGGTGGCGCGTTGGCGCCGATCGCCGGGCTGCCGCACACGTCCGGGTACGCCACCCGCCGTGACGCGCAGCGCTGCCGCCGGGTCGTCGCCGAGCTGACGACGTTGCTGGAGCAGCGCGAGGAGTTCTTCTCCGCCCAGGGGATCGAGTCGATCACGACGTTCCGCCAGCGGCGTTCGGAGTTCACCGAGAGCACCGACGGGCGCGAGTTCGGCGACGTGTTCCTGTTCGTGGACAACTGGACCACGATCCGGCAGGAGTACGAGCAGCTGGAGGAGCAGATCACCGGGCTGGCCGCGCGCGGGCTCGGGTTCGGCATCCACGTGATCGTCTCGCTCAACCAGTGGATCGGCGTCCGCGCGCAGCTGCGCGACGCGATCGGCACGCGCTTCGAGCTGCGTCTCGGCGACCCGATGGACTCCTCCATCGACCGCAAGGTCGCGGTGAACGTCCCGGCCGACCGCCCCGGCCGCGGCATCACGGCGGAGAAGCTCCATTTCCTGGCGGCGCTCCCCCGCATCGACGGCGACCAGCGCCCGGAGACGATCGGCGCGGGCGGCGTCGACCTCGTGCGGCGGATTTCGAACGCGTGGCAGGGACCGCGCGCGCCGAAGGTCCGGCTGCTGCCGCCGGAGGTGCCCCTCGACACGCTCCCCGCGGCCCCGTCCCGCCACGTCACCTTGGGCATCGCGGAATCGACGTTGCGCCCGGTGTACCTGGACTTCGCGGCGGACCCGCACTTCGTGGCCTTCGGCGACGTCGAGTCCGGCAAGAGTTCGTTGCTGCGTGCTCTGGCGCAGGGCATCACGTCGGCCTACACCCCGGACGAGGCGGCGATCATCGTCGCGGACTACCGCCGCGGCCTGCTCGGCGCGGTGCCGGAACCGCACCTGCTGGGCTACGCGGGCGCCGAGGGCAAGCTGACGGAGCTGATCACGGAGTGCGCGCAGGCGATGCGCAACCGCCTGCCGGGCCCGTCGGTGACGCCGGACCAGCTGCGCAACCGCTCGTGGTGGCGCGGGCCGGAGCTGTTCGTGCTGGTGGACGACTACGAGCTGGTGGCAACGGTGGGGCGGAACCCGTTGCAGCCGTTGCTGGAGTTCCTGCCGCAGGCGCGGGACATCGGGTTGCACTTGATCATCGTGCGCGGTTCGGGCGGCGCCGGACGGGCGTTGTTCGAGCCGGTGTTGCAGCGGCTGCGGGAGCTGGGCTCGCCCGGGTTGATCATGTCGGGCACGAAGGACGAGGGCGCGCTGCTGGCCGACGTCAAGCCGTCGCCGCAGCCGCCGGGCCGGGGCACGCTGGTGTCCCGGCGGCACGGGACCGGGCTCGTGCAGGTGGCGTGGACCAAACCGGCGGAGAGCTGA
- a CDS encoding WXG100 family type VII secretion target — protein MSSPGFQADSAAMTRAVQGFEETATNAKSTMASLESELTEALRNYKGDQAVAFWDLQRRLQEKMTAAVKELDTMSQLVHTSHANYGRGDADVHQSFQGVGHTLEGSGVLPRLNP, from the coding sequence ATGTCCAGTCCGGGATTCCAGGCAGATTCCGCTGCCATGACGCGCGCCGTCCAGGGTTTCGAGGAAACCGCGACGAACGCCAAGTCCACGATGGCCAGCTTGGAGTCCGAGCTGACCGAGGCCCTGCGCAACTACAAGGGTGACCAGGCCGTCGCGTTCTGGGACCTCCAGCGGCGGCTGCAGGAGAAGATGACCGCGGCGGTCAAGGAGCTCGACACCATGTCGCAGCTCGTGCACACCAGCCACGCGAACTACGGCCGCGGCGACGCCGACGTCCACCAGAGCTTCCAGGGGGTCGGTCACACCCTCGAGGGCTCGGGCGTGCTCCCCCGCCTCAACCCCTGA
- a CDS encoding S1 family peptidase, whose product MRMSRAVAVVGAAAAVLGMVSAGVADAQQDIIGGSTVSSAPWGAQIYWNNVTTYGGFECSGTIIAPQWVLTAQHCLNSPGMHVKVGNVTLQQGTNANVDQQKASPNGDIALLHLTTAVNTTYMKLGTGNPPTGSTNQIYGWGRTQGSSPPSSTLKTANVRVTGLSSDAFGGTAIASQGVNGSAWHGDSGGPQLYNGAQVGVCSTGSNSGSNPQGTQNYASIASSRSWIRSTAGV is encoded by the coding sequence ATGCGAATGTCGAGGGCTGTTGCCGTGGTGGGTGCTGCCGCCGCGGTGCTGGGCATGGTCTCAGCGGGGGTCGCGGACGCCCAGCAGGACATCATCGGCGGGAGCACCGTCTCCTCCGCGCCGTGGGGCGCCCAGATCTACTGGAACAACGTCACCACCTACGGCGGTTTCGAGTGCTCGGGGACGATCATCGCCCCGCAGTGGGTGCTCACCGCGCAGCACTGCCTGAACTCGCCGGGCATGCACGTCAAGGTCGGCAACGTGACGCTCCAGCAGGGCACGAACGCGAACGTCGACCAGCAGAAGGCCTCGCCCAACGGCGACATCGCGCTGCTGCACCTGACGACGGCGGTGAACACGACGTACATGAAGCTCGGCACCGGGAACCCGCCCACCGGGTCGACCAACCAGATCTACGGCTGGGGCCGCACCCAGGGCAGCAGCCCGCCGTCGAGCACCCTCAAGACCGCCAACGTGCGCGTGACGGGCCTCAGCTCGGACGCGTTCGGCGGCACCGCGATCGCCAGCCAGGGCGTCAACGGCTCGGCGTGGCACGGCGACTCGGGCGGCCCGCAGCTCTACAACGGCGCCCAGGTCGGGGTGTGCTCCACGGGTTCGAACTCCGGCTCGAACCCGCAGGGCACGCAGAACTACGCGAGCATCGCGTCGAGCCGCAGCTGGATCCGCAGCACCGCCGGCGTCTGA
- a CDS encoding WXG100 family type VII secretion target, translating to MTNTAHTNFAAYSHQQLYAMLQAGDPNSARHAADKWKSAALHLHEQAHNLNSELTEFKDQWTGGAADQYQHMIVDLANGISKVAQTAEAMNVMLDDAADALVKAKKEMPPPVPVPDVSPADVALAVNPPLLPPDASPAVMQAAAQQRQQAIANVEAQQSAANAAGSAHGKAIVVMTELAGEYTTAEESIPASPNAVQTPTAPPAGGGAGSVGSPGLVGNGGTDPGVVVTPADGHPLPSTGTTQQPGTTVPTSNPLFGDMFTAGLAAASAAAFGRFGSIMPKVPSWASGKDPKDGKEEAPGTKLGGGGAGVEGGAGGGIPIGGGDAPSLGGAGGIPGGAGIGGGADGPAAHSGLAGDGGAGTALSGLAGSAAGAAGAAAAKSAMPMMPMMPMGMGGGGDLGSGRRIPAWLVETENVWGQSAPVAPPVIGEEPEAY from the coding sequence ATGACGAACACCGCGCACACGAACTTCGCTGCGTACAGCCACCAGCAGCTGTACGCGATGCTTCAGGCGGGCGACCCGAACAGCGCGCGGCACGCCGCCGACAAATGGAAGTCCGCCGCGCTGCACCTGCACGAGCAGGCCCACAACCTCAACTCGGAGCTCACCGAGTTCAAGGACCAGTGGACCGGCGGCGCCGCCGACCAGTACCAGCACATGATCGTCGACCTCGCGAACGGCATCTCCAAGGTGGCGCAGACCGCCGAGGCGATGAACGTGATGCTCGACGACGCCGCCGACGCCCTGGTCAAGGCCAAGAAGGAGATGCCGCCGCCGGTGCCGGTGCCGGACGTCTCCCCCGCCGACGTCGCGCTCGCGGTGAACCCGCCGCTGCTGCCGCCGGACGCCTCACCCGCCGTCATGCAGGCCGCGGCGCAGCAGCGCCAGCAGGCCATCGCGAACGTCGAGGCGCAGCAGTCCGCGGCGAACGCGGCCGGATCGGCGCACGGCAAGGCGATCGTCGTGATGACCGAGCTGGCCGGCGAGTACACCACCGCCGAGGAGTCGATCCCGGCGTCGCCGAACGCCGTGCAGACGCCCACCGCGCCGCCGGCCGGGGGTGGCGCGGGCAGCGTGGGGTCGCCCGGTCTCGTCGGCAACGGCGGCACCGATCCCGGCGTCGTCGTCACCCCGGCCGACGGGCACCCGCTGCCCTCGACGGGCACCACGCAGCAGCCGGGGACCACCGTGCCGACGTCGAACCCGCTGTTCGGCGACATGTTCACCGCCGGGCTCGCCGCGGCTTCGGCCGCCGCGTTCGGCCGGTTCGGCTCGATCATGCCGAAGGTGCCGTCGTGGGCGTCGGGCAAGGATCCCAAGGACGGCAAGGAAGAAGCACCCGGCACGAAGCTCGGCGGCGGCGGGGCCGGCGTCGAAGGCGGTGCCGGGGGCGGCATCCCGATCGGCGGGGGTGACGCGCCGTCGCTCGGTGGCGCGGGCGGCATCCCCGGCGGTGCCGGGATCGGCGGCGGGGCCGACGGCCCGGCGGCGCACTCCGGCCTGGCCGGCGACGGCGGCGCGGGCACCGCGCTGAGCGGGCTCGCCGGCAGCGCGGCCGGTGCGGCGGGCGCGGCGGCGGCCAAGAGCGCGATGCCGATGATGCCCATGATGCCGATGGGCATGGGCGGTGGCGGCGACCTGGGGTCCGGGCGCCGGATCCCGGCGTGGCTGGTGGAGACGGAGAACGTCTGGGGCCAGTCGGCCCCGGTCGCGCCGCCGGTGATCGGCGAAGAGCCGGAAGCGTACTGA